ACTTGTATTGGTTTGATGATTTGTTTGGAGGGATGATAACATTACTTCTATTTGTTTCATCTATACTGAGTTTTCATATTTCACAAGTGATATACAAATACATCCTTTTTATACATTTCGATCTGTGTTGTCtgatacagtagccactagccacatgtgactattgaGCACTAGAAATGTGTCTAGTTTGAATGGAGATGTGCTGTAAGTCAAATGCACAATGGATTTTGAAAACTTagtatgaaaagaagaaataaaaatctagttagtaatttgtttatattgattgcatgttgaaatgataatattttggaaatactggattaaaatatattattaaacttatttttacctttccttccttccttccttccttccttccttccttccttccttccttccttccttccttccttccttctttctttctttctttctttctttctttctttctttctttctttctttctttttttctttctttctttctttcgagacagagtctcactctgttgcccaggctaaagtacagtggcacgatcttggctcactgcaacctctggctcccaggtttaagtcattctcttgcctcagcctcctgagtagctgggtctacaggtgcgtgccaccacacctggctaattattatatttttagtagagactgggtttcaccatattggccaagctggtcttgaactcctgatctcaagtgatctgcctccctaggcctcccaaagtgctgggattacaagcatgagccactgcacccagccaattttacctatttctttttactttttaaatgtggctaatagaaaattataaattaggcAGTTGCAGTCGTGTTCTCCGAGTTCCTGTCTCTCTGCCAACACCGCCGGATGGCTTCCCAAAACCGCGACCCAGCAGCCACAAGCGTCACCGCCGCCCGTAAAGGAGCCGAGCCGAGCGGGGGCGCCGCCCGGGGTCCCGTGGGCAAAAGGCTACAGCAGGAGCTGATGACCCTCATGATGTCTGGCGATAAAGGGATTTCTGCCTTCCCTGAATCAGACAACCTTTTCAAATGGGTAGGGACCATCCATGGAGCAGCTGGAACAGTATATGAAGACCTGAGGTATAAGCTCTCACTAGAGTTCCCCAGTGGCTACCCTTACAATGCGCCCACGGTGAAATTCCTCACACCCTGCTACCACCCCAACGTGGACACCCAGGGTAACATATGCCTGGATATCCTGAAGGACAAGTGGTCTGCCCTATATGACGTCAGGACCATTCTGCTCTCCATCCAGAGCCTTCTAGGAGAACCCAACATTGATAGTCCCTTGAATACGCATGCTGCCGAGCTCTGGAAAAACCCCACAGCTTTTAAGAAGTACCTGCAAGAAACCTACTCAAAGCAGGTCACCAGCCAGGAGCCCTGACCCAGGCTCCCCAGCCTGTCCTTGTGTTGTCTTAATTTTTCCTTAGATGGTCTGTCCTTTTTGTGATTTCTGTATAGGACTCTGTATCTTGAGctgtggtattatttttgttttgtttttgtcttttaaattaagCCTCGGTTGAACCCTTGTgatgtatattaaataaatgcattttggtccttttttagaaaaaaaaaaaagaaaattataaattacatgtgttttgtattatatttctttgggATGAGCTGATTTAGATCATACAAAAGTAtacagaataaaagatgaaagttCTATTTCATTATCCACCTATGCCTCCATTTCTGAGTtgtcatttacttttatttttattttctaatatgtgtATTTAAGGCTATATTCTTTATCCAGACTTCTGCTTTGGGTGCATTCTTCAGATTTTATATGCATAtggtgcttttgtttgtttttgacaaagaTTATTGTTTTCCATCAGTACtttaattacaaataaagttACTTGTACTTAAGTAATGCATGACTAACTTTTGgttattaaaataaagacagtgaactcttcctgtttctccataACCACAATCATTTTCCAGTACTCATTATTTTGGATATTGGCATTGTTACCTACCCACTTgagggcagaaataaaaatactaacatcTGAATAATAGGaatactaaaaagagaaaaatactaatGGAGAGAAGGAAATACTTCAAGAAATAATTGagacacatttctcaaaaaaattttttttttaaaaagagaaagacctTTGGTTGAAAGGGCCAAAAAAAttcagacagaaaagaaaaggaaaaacccaCCCACAGACGCATTATACAGTATTACAAGAatttcaaagataaagagaaaattgccgggcgaggtgggtcatgtctgtaatccagcactttgggaggctgaggtgggtggatcttgaggtcaggagatgaagaccatcctggccaacatggtgaaaccctgtctctactaaaaatacaaaaattacctgggtgtggtggcaggtgcctgtaatcccagctacttgggaagctaagacaggaaaatcacttgaacccagaaaacagaggttgcagtgaatcaagatcacggcactccactccaacctgggtgacagagtgagactctgtctcaaaaaaaaaaaacaaaaacaaaaacagaaacaacaacaacaacaacaacaacaaacaatacTGCAACGAATCATAGCAATTTCATTTATGGTAGCCAAACActtgaaacaacccaaatattcatcaaaagGATAATGGATAAGCACACCGCAGTGTAGTCTCACAATGGACTACACCTCaacaatagaaaggaatgaactacttacatgctgcaacatggacaGATATTGCAAACATTATGTTGAGTAAAAGCAgccaaatataaaacattaatactGTACGACTCTAGTGATAGAATCCAGACAGTATTTGGGGGTGGAAGGAAAGACTTTCTATAGGAAAGGGCATGTGGTAACTTTTTGGGGCAATGGAAATGTACTATATCTTGTTTTGGGTTGTGATAACTTGGGTTTTACAGTTTTTAAGAGTCACCAAACTGAACACTTAAGATCTGTCTATTTTATTGTAGTGAATTTTACTCTGATGTCTTTAAAAATGATGCTTCTTTTAAATAAAgagctaatttaaaaaacttaagtGCCTAgaactgaacaacaacaaaacaaacattttgtttCAAACTTGTGGGCCGCAGCAAAATTGGTCCTTTAAGGGCAATTTGCAGTCTTAAAtacttacattagaaaagaagaaagcctcAAAATGAGTGAGCTAATGTCCATAGCTAAGAAGTTATAAGAAACAggttgggcaaggtggctcacgcgtgtaatcccagcacactgaaaggccgaggcaggtggattacctgaggtcaggagttcaagaccagcctggccagcacggcaaaatcccatctctactaaaaataataataaaaaaaattagctgggcatggtggcgcgtgcctgtaattccagctactggggaggctgaggcaagagaatcacttgaacctgggaggtggaggctgcagtgagctgagatcacaacaccacactccaacctgggcgacagagcaaggctccatctcaaaaataaaatgaagttataaGAAACAAtagcattggccgggcgcggtggctcaagcctgtaatcccagcactttgggaggccgagacgggcggatcaggaggtcaggagatcgagaccatcctggctaacacggcgaaaccccgtctctactaaaaaatacaaaaaaactagccgggcgaggtggtgggcgcctgtagtcccagctactccggaggctgaggcaggagaatagcgtgaacccgggaggcggagcttgcagtgagctgagatgcggtcactgcactccagcctgggcgacagagcgagactccgtctcaaaaaaaaaaaagaaaaaaaaaaaaaaaaaaagaaacaaagaaacaatagcaTTAACCCAAAGAAAgtataagaacagaaataatataaataagagCAGATATCACTGAAATtaagaaatgaagataaaatataaaagattaaaagttGCTTCTAAAAATGTAgtttaattttagtaaaatgcACGTAACATATAATTCACCATCTCTTACATTTAAaactttgatccattttgagttaattctttttctttttcttattcctttttgtttatttttatttttttagagagacgTGGTctctctatgtttcccaggctggcgtgcagtggttaTCCACAGGTGCGATCATAGTTCTCTGtagactcaaactcctaggctcaagcaatcctcctgcttcagcctcctgagtatctgggattacagacacatgccctTGCATTCATtactttttagttaatttttgtattaagaaaacatttggagccaggtgtggtggctcgtgcctataatcccagcactttgggaggctgaggtaggagattgtttgaggccaagagtttgagaccaatccgggcaatatagtgagactctgtctctacaaaaaataaagataaaatttagccaggtgtggtagctcacacctgtagtcccagctacttgggaggccgatgcaggaggatgacttgagcccaggagtttgagggtgcagtaAGCTATAATGgagccactgtacttcagcctgggcaacagtacaAGTGCTTGTCTTTctccaaaggaagaaagaaagaaaaaagaaagagagaaagagagagagagagagggagtgagggaaggagggagggagagagacagagagagagaaagaaagaaagaaagagagagagagagggaaggaaggaaggaaagaaagaaaggaaggaaggaaggaaggaaggaaggaaggaaggaaggaaggaagaaagaaagaaaaaaaaaagtttttaggtTGGGCGGAGTGGCTCAcgtctaatcccaacactttgggaggaggaagcaggaggatcacttgggcccaggagttct
This Rhinopithecus roxellana isolate Shanxi Qingling chromosome 8, ASM756505v1, whole genome shotgun sequence DNA region includes the following protein-coding sequences:
- the LOC104677049 gene encoding ubiquitin-conjugating enzyme E2 C, whose product is MASQNRDPAATSVTAARKGAEPSGGAARGPVGKRLQQELMTLMMSGDKGISAFPESDNLFKWVGTIHGAAGTVYEDLRYKLSLEFPSGYPYNAPTVKFLTPCYHPNVDTQGNICLDILKDKWSALYDVRTILLSIQSLLGEPNIDSPLNTHAAELWKNPTAFKKYLQETYSKQVTSQEP